One stretch of Schlesneria sp. DSM 10557 DNA includes these proteins:
- a CDS encoding DUF1501 domain-containing protein has protein sequence MLTLTGPRISRFCDKVTRRSFLQVGGLFMGGLTLPRLLQAEHSSSGNQPSTSRQRSAIMIYMPGGPPHQDMYDLKPDAPAEVRGEFDPIATSVPGIEICELMPRLAQRMDKFAIIRSLVGSDGAHASNLCVTGAPYGNKIPGGAPHFGSMISALQGQTHRAVPAVADLSDMMQHLPYNVGGPGFLGSVHQPFRPDGDTRANMVLNESLAPRMDDRRMLLTSFDRFRHEADAHRHIGGMETHVDQALDVLTSSRVMQALDLDREDPKVRERYGADDLQILPYSNLGYRALVSRFLMARRLVEAGVRCVTVSFADFDWHGSNFAFGRKVFPVFDQAITALVDDLHERGMADDVSVVAWGEFGRTPRINATAGRDHWPQVSCALLAGGGMKTGQVIGSTNRLAESAQSRPVHYCEVLATLYHNLGVDVETATVRDPGGRPRYLIDGHRPIPELVG, from the coding sequence ATGTTGACATTGACGGGCCCCCGAATCTCGCGTTTTTGTGACAAAGTCACGCGCCGGTCCTTCCTCCAGGTCGGCGGACTCTTCATGGGGGGGTTGACGCTTCCCCGCCTGTTACAAGCCGAACATTCTTCGAGCGGCAATCAGCCTTCGACCTCCCGTCAACGCAGTGCGATCATGATCTATATGCCGGGGGGCCCGCCCCACCAGGACATGTATGACCTGAAGCCGGATGCCCCTGCGGAAGTTCGGGGAGAATTTGATCCGATTGCGACCTCGGTCCCGGGGATCGAAATTTGCGAACTGATGCCACGACTGGCTCAGCGGATGGACAAGTTTGCGATCATTCGTTCACTTGTCGGGTCCGATGGTGCCCACGCCTCAAACCTGTGCGTTACCGGAGCCCCCTACGGAAACAAGATTCCCGGAGGAGCACCCCACTTTGGTTCGATGATCTCGGCCCTGCAGGGACAGACACATCGAGCGGTTCCTGCCGTCGCAGATCTCTCGGACATGATGCAGCATCTTCCGTATAACGTGGGAGGACCAGGGTTCCTGGGATCAGTCCACCAGCCCTTCCGGCCTGATGGCGACACGCGTGCCAACATGGTGCTCAACGAAAGTCTGGCACCACGGATGGATGATCGCCGGATGCTGCTGACGTCGTTCGATCGCTTCCGCCACGAGGCAGATGCACACCGCCATATCGGCGGCATGGAAACCCATGTCGATCAGGCACTCGACGTCCTGACTTCCAGTCGTGTGATGCAGGCACTGGACCTGGACCGGGAAGACCCCAAGGTCCGCGAACGATACGGCGCAGATGATCTTCAGATTCTGCCCTACTCTAATCTGGGGTACCGGGCGCTCGTGTCGCGATTCCTGATGGCGCGACGACTGGTCGAAGCGGGTGTCCGCTGCGTGACCGTCTCGTTCGCCGATTTTGACTGGCACGGTTCCAACTTTGCATTCGGAAGGAAGGTCTTCCCTGTCTTCGACCAGGCAATTACGGCTCTCGTCGACGACCTGCACGAGCGTGGGATGGCCGATGACGTCAGTGTGGTCGCATGGGGTGAGTTTGGACGAACACCTCGCATCAATGCAACGGCTGGCCGCGACCACTGGCCGCAGGTCAGTTGTGCACTGCTGGCCGGCGGGGGGATGAAGACGGGGCAAGTAATCGGATCAACGAACCGTCTTGCTGAATCGGCTCAATCGCGCCCTGTCCATTACTGCGAAGTTCTCGCGACGCTCTATCATAATCTGGGGGTCGACGTTGAAACCGCCACCGTACGCGATCCGGGGGGAAGACCACGCTACCTGATCGACGGCCATCGCCCCATCCCGGAACTGGTGGGATAG